The Paenibacillus mucilaginosus 3016 genome includes the window AGATTCCCCCTCCCCAATCACCCTTGCCCTGGTGAATATCACTGTGGCAGATCCCCGAGTACTGGATGTCGATCAGAAGGTCCTCTTCCCGAAGCCCCCTTCGCTCAATGACCGTGTGCTCAAGCGGTGCGCCCGTGCTCGGAATACACAGGGAATGTGCTTTCATCAGCCGTCCGTCTCCTTTGTGGAAGTTGTCCTGAGAATTCATATGTGATTCTAACACAGGAATTCCCTCAGAACTCGGCGGAGGCGGCAAATTAACAGAAACTATAGAAACACGGCCGGACAGAACGGCATTCTCAATAGAAGAGTTGGAGCCTGACTGCCGGTCCAGCGGTTACAAAAGCTTTACTTGATCATTTCTTGACCCTGAAGCTAGTATAGGGATGGACATGACCGATACCGATGAGGCAGGAGGGAAATTCATGATTGCAGCGGTAAACGTGACGGAATTCTGCACGGTGGGAGACTATTTGATTTATCGCATGAAAGAGGTAGGGATCGAGCACATTTTCGGGGTTCCCGGGGACTTCAACCTCCACTTCCTGGATCAGATCGAAGCATCCGGGGAAGTATCCTGGGTCGGCAACTGTAATGAATTGAATGCTGCATACTCAGCGGACGGCTATGCGCGGATCCGCGGCATCGGAGCACTCGTGACCACGTTCGGGGTCGGGGAGCTCAGCGCGTTGAACGGCATAGCCGGTGCTTACGCCGAACACGTGCCCGTCATCCAGATTACGGGAGCCCCTTCCACCTCGGCTTCCGTGCAGGGGAAACGGATCCATCACACGCTCGGTGACGGGGATTATACCCATTTTTCGTCCATGTACAAAGAAGTGACCGTCGCACAAACCTCATTGACCGCCGATAATGCACCCGAGGAAATCGACCGCGTTCTCGCCGCTTGCTGGCTGCAGAAGCGTCCGGTCTACATTTATCTTCCATCGGATGTTTGTTATCAATCCGTCCCGTGCCCGAAGGGTCCTTTGAGCCTTCCGCGATTTTCAAGCGACCCCGGTCGTCTGCAGTCTTTTCTTACCTTGGCCGCTGAAGCTTTGAACAATGCGTCCTTTCCGGTCATTCTTGCCGACTATGAAGTCTCCCGGTATCATCTGACGGACGCGCTGCGGTCCTTCGTCAACCATTCCGGTTATCCGGCTGCATCCTTAAGTATGGGCAAAGGCGTGATCGATGAGAATCACCCGCAATTTATCGGAGTGTATTCGGGCAAGATAAGTGACCCCTATGTAAGCAGCATGATAGACAGCGCGGACTGCATCCTCAGTATCGGTGTGAGACTGAACGATGTGGTGACCGGCGGATTCACGCACAACCTTCCCCCGGAAAAAATGATTGAGCTCCATCCCTCCTGTGCCCAGATCGGTCAGGTGGATTATCCGGACGTCGTCATGAGCGATGTGCTGGAGCAGCTCATTCCCCGAATTCGCAGGCGCTCCATGGAACAGGCAAACCTTCTGTCCCTCCAGGCACGTCAATCCCCCCGAATCGAAATTCTCTCTCCCCATGGATCCGGCAGGATCAGCCAAGAAAGGTTCTGGGGGATGATCAGCGAATTTCTTCAGCCCCGCGATGTGGTCCTGGCAGACACAGGAACCGCCTTGTTCGGCGCGATCTCCATTCCCTTCCCTGCGAAGGCCTCCTTCGTCGCCCAACCCTTATGGGCTTCCATCGGGTACTCCCTGCCGGCCTTGCTTGGGACACAAATGGCGGCACCCGACAGACGCAATGTACTGCTGATCGGCGACGGCGCGTTTCAGATCTCGGCACAGGAATTGTCCACCCTCCTGGCGCAGCGCCTGAAGCCCGTCATTTTCCTGATCAACAATGACGGTTATACGATTGAGCGGCTTGTACACCCTATCGACAATCCGTACAATGATATTCAGCCTTGGAACTATGATCTGCTCCCGCATGTATTCGGCGAGTTCGGCAGCTTCATCAGCCTGCGGGTGACCGATGAGATCCAATTGGCCGAAGCCCTGGAGAAAGCGGAGCTTTCGGACCGCCTGGTGTTCATCGAAGTCGTCATGGATCGGACGGACGCCCCGGAGCTGCTGAGATCCTTCGGAAACATCCTCACTTCCGGAAGCCCGGTGAAGCCGCTCCCTGTATCGTGAGCCCATCATTCCCCTGCTTCTTCCCGGCTGCGTCTTCTGGCGAGCCGCCATAAAAAGAAGATCACCCCGACCGCTATACCTGCATAGACGACATGGGAATACGTGTCCAGGACCCCCGCTATGTTCTCCCAAGAGGCTCCGACGGCCGCACCCGCATACACCAGGACGGAATTCCAGATCAGCGACCCCAGCACGGTAAACAAAACAAAGGAAGACAGCTTCATGGAGGTACTGCCCGCAGGAATCGAGATCAGGCTGCGGAGTAAGGGAACCAGACGTCCGATCCCGACCGCCCATGCTCCATAGGCCTCGAACCACGATTGGGCTCTCCGGATATCCTCCCGTTTCAAGCGCAGTAATCTCCCGTAACGGGTAACGAACGATTCCATCCGAGCGGGTGACATCCGTCTGCCGGCAGCATACAGGCAGAGGGCCCCGGCCAGTGAACCGGCGGTAGCGGACAGAATGACCCCCCAGATGCTCAGGCCCGCAGTGGTGGTCATAAACCCGCTCAGGGTTAGAATGAGCTCAGACGGGATGGGAGGAAACACGCTCTCCAGGGCGATGAGCGCAAAGACACCCAGGTACCCGAAGTCACTCATGAACTCTGTGATCCATTGTTTCATGGATGATCACCCCTCCTTCCCGAAACGCGCCAAAAGAGGTGCCCGAGCGTTTCACTATTGTTTAACAATGAAATCACCGGCTGAATCAGCAGACGAGCGATTCAATGGCCCCTGCCGGGATGTCCCCTGGCAGTAAAAACGCTTGCAGGAACCGGCAGCCGGCTCTCAGCAAGCGTTCTCTATTCCGCAGAGCATTACTGCGGGAATTACGGACGGCCCTGCTCCATGGACCGATTCATGGACAGGATCCCGTTCGCCTTCCGCCGGAATTCCGCTGCGGCCGTCTCCGGTGTCACCCGGTCGAACAGCAGCTGGTCGTACAGGTCCCGCAGCACCTTGGTCACTTCCGAGGAGCCGAGCGGGTCCGGGGGGTCCATCGGGGCGCTGTTCTTCTCCACCCAGGCCAAGTACTCGAACACCTGCGCAAGCTCCGGCTCGAGGTGCGGCAGCATACCCTCGATCACTTTCGAGGAAACCGGTACGCCGCGGTCCCCCTTCATCAGCTTATTGGCCTCCAGATCGTTAACGAAGTAGCTGATGAACCGGGCCGCTTCCTCTTTGTGCTTCGAGCTCTTCGTAATGGAGAAGAACATCCCCGGCTTCAGGAACAGTCCTTTGTCCGTATGGGGTCCCGGCATCGGAACGATCTTGAGCGGTTTGCCGTAGATCCGTGCCATATCGATAAACTGGTTCGAATACCCCCAGCCAAGCAGGGCCTGCCCTTGATTGAACGGGTCCGACGCCAGGTTGTTGATGTCGGAGGTCCAAATATCGGGCGAATAGATGAGCTTATCCCTCGCCATGCGCTGCATCCGGCCGAAGTAGTCGATGAACAGCCGGTCATCCTCATAGCCCAGCCGGGTGCCGTCTTCGGCGAACAGAGAGGAGCCATGCTGTCTCAGATAATAGGAGAAGAACTGCTCCGGCGTGAACGCGGTGCCGAGATAGACCCCTTTTCCCTTCAGCTGCTCGCCCATCGCGTCAAAGTCTGACCAGGTCCACCCGGGCGGAGGCTCCGCTATGCCGTTCGCTCGGAACACTTCCGGGTCGTAGAGGCCGTTCAATGCGTTCACGCCCAGATTGAAGCCGAAGAGCCTGCCGTCCAATCTCCCCCCGGACAGATGGCGTTCGCTGATATGGGCCGTGTCGATCAGTCCATTCTGGGTGTATGGGGTCAGATCTTCGAGGAGATTCAGGGACCCGTACTGACGGAGGTACGAGATATCCATCTGCATGACATCGGGAAGCGCATTGCCTGCTGCCAGAGGGGCCATCTTCTTCCAGTATTCGTTAAAGCCGGAGTACTCGTACTCGATCTCCACATGCGGATTCTGCTGTATATACTTCTCAATGACCCCAGCGGTCAATTCATTGCGATGCGGATTCCCCCACCAAGCGACCCTCAGGGTGACGGTTTCTTGCTTCCTTACGGAAGCGTCGGGTCTGCTTAATGAGGCACACCCTGTCAGGGATACTGTCAGAATGACCGATAATAGTACCAAGATGTGCTTTCTCACTCTTCAGCCCTCCTGCTGCAGGGGAAGCAGGACTTTAACCCTGGTCCCGGCGCCCTTGCGGCTCTCGACTTCAATCCCGTACGGTTCACCGAACGTCAGCTGGATCCGCTCCCTGATGTTCAGCAGACCGATGCCCGTTCCCCTTGTCTGAACCGCGCCCTGCAGAAGCCGCTGCACGTACTCCTCCTCCATGCCCGCTCCGTTGTCTTCCACCACCAGGAAGAGCTTGTCCTCTACCGCTTCCGCATAGACACGGATCGTGCAGGGCCCGATCTTCGGCTCCAGCCCGTACTGGATCGCATTCTCCAGGAGCGGCTGCAGCGTCAGCTTCGGGAGAGCGGCCGTCAGGTATGCATCCGGAACCTCCATTCGAAAATCAAGCCGGCTCCGGAACCGGTAGGTCTGGATTCGAATGTAGTGATCGACGATATCCAGCTCCTCCCCGAGCGTAATCGTATTCTGCTTCAGGCTGATCGACGTACGGAG containing:
- a CDS encoding DedA family protein, which gives rise to MKQWITEFMSDFGYLGVFALIALESVFPPIPSELILTLSGFMTTTAGLSIWGVILSATAGSLAGALCLYAAGRRMSPARMESFVTRYGRLLRLKREDIRRAQSWFEAYGAWAVGIGRLVPLLRSLISIPAGSTSMKLSSFVLFTVLGSLIWNSVLVYAGAAVGASWENIAGVLDTYSHVVYAGIAVGVIFFLWRLARRRSREEAGE
- a CDS encoding alpha-keto acid decarboxylase family protein codes for the protein MIAAVNVTEFCTVGDYLIYRMKEVGIEHIFGVPGDFNLHFLDQIEASGEVSWVGNCNELNAAYSADGYARIRGIGALVTTFGVGELSALNGIAGAYAEHVPVIQITGAPSTSASVQGKRIHHTLGDGDYTHFSSMYKEVTVAQTSLTADNAPEEIDRVLAACWLQKRPVYIYLPSDVCYQSVPCPKGPLSLPRFSSDPGRLQSFLTLAAEALNNASFPVILADYEVSRYHLTDALRSFVNHSGYPAASLSMGKGVIDENHPQFIGVYSGKISDPYVSSMIDSADCILSIGVRLNDVVTGGFTHNLPPEKMIELHPSCAQIGQVDYPDVVMSDVLEQLIPRIRRRSMEQANLLSLQARQSPRIEILSPHGSGRISQERFWGMISEFLQPRDVVLADTGTALFGAISIPFPAKASFVAQPLWASIGYSLPALLGTQMAAPDRRNVLLIGDGAFQISAQELSTLLAQRLKPVIFLINNDGYTIERLVHPIDNPYNDIQPWNYDLLPHVFGEFGSFISLRVTDEIQLAEALEKAELSDRLVFIEVVMDRTDAPELLRSFGNILTSGSPVKPLPVS
- a CDS encoding ABC transporter substrate-binding protein produces the protein MRKHILVLLSVILTVSLTGCASLSRPDASVRKQETVTLRVAWWGNPHRNELTAGVIEKYIQQNPHVEIEYEYSGFNEYWKKMAPLAAGNALPDVMQMDISYLRQYGSLNLLEDLTPYTQNGLIDTAHISERHLSGGRLDGRLFGFNLGVNALNGLYDPEVFRANGIAEPPPGWTWSDFDAMGEQLKGKGVYLGTAFTPEQFFSYYLRQHGSSLFAEDGTRLGYEDDRLFIDYFGRMQRMARDKLIYSPDIWTSDINNLASDPFNQGQALLGWGYSNQFIDMARIYGKPLKIVPMPGPHTDKGLFLKPGMFFSITKSSKHKEEAARFISYFVNDLEANKLMKGDRGVPVSSKVIEGMLPHLEPELAQVFEYLAWVEKNSAPMDPPDPLGSSEVTKVLRDLYDQLLFDRVTPETAAAEFRRKANGILSMNRSMEQGRP